One segment of Allorhodopirellula heiligendammensis DNA contains the following:
- a CDS encoding exosortase-associated EpsI family protein, producing the protein MSSLPESPDDRQPPTAPRGSLRIAATAILVVLTLFAGVVHGYLDGRWTANADLHVVGSKLADLPEQVGDWRLTETTELDPGAADLLRCYGSSVRIYENMKTGAMVNVAVLFGPRGPIAVHTPEICYSSVGTKQVGGRKVERMGLAGKEDALWSVQFATAPSSDPSLNVWYGWSDGGPWEAREQPRFWLTENLYKIQVAGPAGEEGNRPVEDFIDAFLPVTHPLMGST; encoded by the coding sequence ATGAGTTCCTTGCCCGAGTCACCGGATGACCGCCAGCCCCCGACTGCACCCCGTGGTTCATTGCGAATCGCCGCGACAGCAATCCTGGTAGTGCTTACTTTGTTCGCGGGCGTTGTCCACGGATACCTCGATGGTCGTTGGACCGCAAACGCAGACTTGCACGTCGTTGGCAGCAAACTTGCCGATCTGCCTGAGCAGGTCGGTGACTGGCGATTGACAGAGACGACCGAACTGGACCCCGGGGCAGCCGATCTGTTGCGTTGCTACGGTTCATCAGTTCGCATCTATGAAAACATGAAAACTGGCGCGATGGTAAATGTGGCGGTCTTGTTTGGCCCCCGTGGTCCCATCGCCGTACATACCCCTGAAATCTGCTACAGCTCCGTCGGGACGAAGCAGGTCGGTGGTCGTAAAGTCGAGCGGATGGGATTGGCCGGCAAAGAAGACGCACTCTGGTCGGTTCAGTTCGCCACAGCCCCTTCATCGGACCCGAGCTTGAACGTTTGGTACGGCTGGAGCGACGGTGGACCGTGGGAAGCACGAGAGCAACCCCGGTTTTGGTTGACTGAAAACCTCTACAAGATCCAAGTTGCCGGCCCAGCTGGCGAGGAAGGCAATCGGCCTGTCGAAGACTTCATTGACGCCTTTCTGCCTGTGACCCACCCGCTGATGGGTTCAACATAG
- a CDS encoding lipopolysaccharide biosynthesis protein, producing MRSNSVTRIVTRNIAANWVGFAVNLAVIFFLTPIIIENLGGEAYGLWLLLQSLVGYYGLVDLGLRAGIVQTITRRIADDDSEAVRRHIAAAMPVLTALGGILLVVATVLAIVVASSIDVSPELRRQIVPVVLLNAVAFCTQMLFAPYQSVLTGLQRFDIENLFVVVSRIVSALVIVLVLSLGGGLVGLAMVTACMALIDGTLRWWRARHMYPALRGLRWCWSVAELKELWKFGIWNAATYVSRQLIFFTDAIVITYLIGAAAVVPFGIAGSIIDQCNRLVTISVRVLFPAMAHLRSSKDMGKRRQLYFTMSRLVIGVSVAATICGSALLAPFIGLWLRDTDVLAEIQSQAPLLFLLLGGASVFVSVQRCGTQLLLAEGAVRSVAILYAGEAVCNLGLSLALGKLYGVVGVAIGTLVPAALFAVLGHLPRHAHVLQLSVPAVLWRVLARPAVFACVLAGVSYACYRLFTPVGWTGLILAFLLQGSMALALLAWVLLEPAQREILKSIPRRMFDRVPRPRCRSID from the coding sequence TTGCGTAGCAATAGCGTCACCCGTATCGTCACCCGGAACATTGCGGCGAACTGGGTAGGGTTCGCCGTCAACCTCGCGGTGATTTTTTTCCTCACGCCCATCATCATCGAGAATCTCGGTGGCGAAGCGTACGGATTGTGGCTGCTTCTGCAAAGTCTTGTCGGATACTACGGTCTCGTGGATCTGGGGCTGCGTGCCGGAATTGTCCAGACGATCACCCGTCGCATCGCCGATGATGATTCCGAGGCGGTGCGGCGGCACATCGCTGCAGCGATGCCAGTGCTCACGGCGCTCGGTGGCATTCTTCTGGTCGTTGCAACGGTGCTCGCGATCGTGGTCGCCAGTTCGATTGACGTTTCGCCAGAACTGCGTCGTCAAATCGTTCCCGTTGTCTTGCTCAACGCAGTGGCATTTTGTACGCAAATGCTTTTCGCCCCCTACCAATCGGTGCTGACGGGGCTGCAGCGATTTGACATCGAAAACCTATTTGTCGTCGTCTCACGCATCGTATCGGCGCTCGTCATCGTGCTCGTACTGTCGCTCGGTGGCGGGCTGGTTGGACTGGCGATGGTGACCGCGTGTATGGCGTTGATTGATGGGACGCTGCGCTGGTGGCGAGCGAGGCATATGTATCCAGCCCTGCGCGGCCTGCGATGGTGCTGGAGCGTGGCGGAGTTAAAAGAGTTGTGGAAATTTGGGATCTGGAATGCGGCCACGTATGTCAGTCGCCAACTGATCTTCTTTACCGATGCGATTGTGATCACGTATTTGATCGGAGCCGCTGCGGTGGTCCCGTTTGGGATTGCCGGGTCGATTATCGATCAATGCAATCGACTGGTGACGATTTCCGTTCGCGTGCTATTTCCCGCGATGGCGCACTTGAGGTCGAGTAAGGATATGGGAAAGCGACGGCAGCTCTACTTCACCATGTCTCGGTTGGTAATCGGGGTGTCGGTCGCAGCCACGATTTGCGGATCAGCATTGCTGGCGCCATTTATCGGGCTATGGTTGCGCGACACTGATGTCTTAGCGGAGATCCAGAGCCAGGCCCCGCTGTTGTTTCTGTTGCTGGGCGGTGCGAGTGTATTCGTCAGTGTGCAACGTTGTGGCACACAATTGTTGTTAGCCGAGGGGGCCGTTCGTAGCGTCGCGATCCTGTACGCAGGCGAAGCCGTCTGCAACCTTGGCCTCAGTCTCGCGCTCGGAAAACTGTATGGGGTAGTGGGAGTTGCGATCGGAACGCTGGTGCCGGCAGCATTGTTCGCCGTCCTGGGACACCTGCCTCGTCACGCACATGTGCTGCAGTTATCGGTACCCGCTGTGCTATGGCGAGTGCTGGCTCGTCCGGCAGTCTTCGCCTGCGTCTTAGCGGGGGTGTCTTACGCGTGCTATCGCTTGTTCACTCCCGTGGGCTGGACGGGATTGATACTCGCATTCCTGCTGCAGGGCAGCATGGCACTTGCGTTGCTCGCGTGGGTGCTGTTGGAGCCTGCCCAACGTGAAATCCTCAAATCAATTCCCCGTCGCATGTTCGACCGTGTTCCCCGCCCTCGCTGTCGTTCAATCGACTAG
- a CDS encoding efflux RND transporter permease subunit — MRRVLSWAIHNAPGMNVVMLALVAIGAASFWSMRREVFPEFELEVVMIKVPYPGATPQDTEEAICQKIEESIRSINGIKKVTSIAMEGSGYVLAELRSDVGDVQKVMAEIDREVDRIPSFPDLAEDASVEQITFRETAIRVGIIGPEDRTHHGELALRDVAERIRAEMLLLPSVTVAELMGTRPYQIDVEIPEETLRSYGLTLDQVAAIIRSRNIELPGGQLKSSGQEILLRAKNKGRIGSEIEKLPLVTQPGGVVLTVADLGVVRDEFEDVTATGEINGEPAMVINVQRTKSEDLLALVDDVRGYAATAELPPGYRMVLWGDTSVDVRDRISLLMRNGAQGLTLVFLVLAFFLEVRLAFWVALGIPISIMGAGAALVYGGQTLNMLSLFSFLIALGIVVDDAIVIGENIYAHRQMGKTLMDASVDGATEVLPSVAASIATTVLAFAPMFFVSGVMGKFMAVIPFAVIAMLVISLWESTFVLPCHLAHSHNGFFRAMGILAYPLRPFTLLLFWCNRHASDAMEWFARNIYVPILHFCLRNPVLPIAVAIGMLVGTMGMVRGGIVKSVLFPKTDNNYLQATVVFPNGTPASATDRATRRMEEALARVNNQIAAERAATEKRPLEEIYPVDEGTYLGPVRLAYREVGTITNTQGPMGGQGGTGSNSGQIFAELHGPEIRNIRSEDLINRWRHEVGEIPGIEKITFGSVGTGPGGKPIEFKLLASSDHVDELLAATETMKERVAKFAGVYDISDDNTPGKWEFQFRVKDSALSTGVTPTDLGQTVRNTYYGAEVMRLQRGRHEVKLMVRYPQEQRASLVNFREIQVSDKMGTLRPIGELAEIDLQRGFSEINRVDQQRSIMISADLDEITANADLIIRELKEDYLPEFARMYPNVSIRWEGQQEQSRESVGSLIVGFSVAILCMFVLLVLQFRSYAQPLLILAIVPFGMIGAVWGHGLLGLPLTLFSMFGLVALAGVVVNDSIVLIDFINTRVRAGESPLESLLQAGERRFRPIMLTSMTTIAGLLPLLFEKSFQAQLLIPMAASLAFGLMLSTVLVLLLIPVLYLLYLLMLQSFGISFVEVEE; from the coding sequence ATGAGGCGAGTACTCAGCTGGGCGATTCACAACGCGCCCGGAATGAACGTTGTGATGTTGGCGTTGGTGGCGATCGGTGCCGCTTCGTTCTGGTCGATGCGACGGGAGGTGTTTCCGGAATTCGAACTCGAAGTGGTGATGATCAAAGTCCCTTACCCGGGGGCGACGCCGCAGGATACCGAGGAAGCGATCTGCCAAAAGATCGAAGAGTCCATTCGGTCGATCAATGGCATCAAGAAGGTGACGTCGATCGCGATGGAGGGCAGCGGCTATGTGCTCGCGGAACTCCGCAGCGATGTCGGTGACGTCCAGAAAGTGATGGCGGAAATCGATCGCGAAGTCGATCGGATCCCCAGTTTTCCGGATCTGGCTGAGGACGCGAGCGTGGAGCAGATCACGTTTCGTGAGACGGCGATTCGCGTCGGTATCATCGGACCGGAGGACCGCACCCATCACGGGGAACTCGCCCTGCGTGATGTTGCCGAACGCATTCGGGCAGAAATGCTGCTGTTGCCGAGCGTGACGGTGGCGGAACTGATGGGAACCCGCCCATATCAAATCGACGTGGAGATTCCCGAGGAGACGCTGCGTTCGTACGGGCTGACCCTGGATCAGGTCGCCGCCATCATTCGTTCCCGCAACATCGAGTTGCCTGGGGGCCAGCTGAAGTCGAGCGGTCAGGAGATCCTGTTGCGAGCCAAAAATAAAGGCCGAATCGGATCGGAGATCGAAAAACTACCGTTGGTCACTCAACCCGGTGGTGTGGTATTGACGGTCGCCGACCTCGGTGTCGTTCGCGACGAGTTTGAAGACGTCACCGCCACGGGCGAAATCAATGGTGAACCGGCGATGGTCATCAATGTACAGCGTACCAAGAGTGAAGACTTGTTGGCGTTGGTTGACGACGTCCGCGGCTATGCTGCGACGGCGGAATTGCCACCGGGTTATCGGATGGTGTTATGGGGCGACACGAGCGTGGATGTGCGTGACCGGATTTCCTTGCTGATGCGAAACGGTGCCCAAGGGTTGACGCTCGTCTTCCTCGTGTTGGCATTTTTCCTCGAAGTCCGGTTAGCATTTTGGGTAGCGCTCGGAATTCCGATTTCGATCATGGGTGCTGGCGCCGCACTCGTCTACGGCGGCCAGACCCTCAACATGCTATCGCTGTTTTCGTTTTTGATCGCCCTGGGGATCGTGGTCGACGATGCCATCGTGATCGGCGAGAATATCTATGCCCACCGGCAGATGGGCAAAACGCTCATGGATGCCTCCGTCGATGGCGCGACGGAGGTATTGCCGAGTGTGGCGGCATCGATCGCGACCACCGTGCTCGCTTTCGCACCGATGTTCTTTGTGTCGGGGGTGATGGGCAAGTTCATGGCAGTGATCCCGTTCGCGGTGATTGCGATGTTGGTGATCTCGTTGTGGGAGAGCACCTTCGTGCTGCCCTGTCACTTGGCCCATTCCCATAACGGGTTCTTTCGGGCGATGGGCATCCTCGCCTATCCCTTGCGTCCATTCACGCTGCTGTTGTTTTGGTGCAATCGGCACGCGAGCGACGCGATGGAATGGTTTGCGAGAAACATTTACGTGCCCATCCTGCACTTCTGTTTGCGTAACCCTGTGTTGCCGATTGCCGTGGCCATCGGCATGCTAGTCGGGACGATGGGAATGGTTCGCGGTGGGATCGTGAAGAGTGTGTTGTTCCCGAAAACCGACAACAATTATCTGCAGGCGACGGTCGTCTTCCCCAATGGAACCCCGGCGTCTGCCACCGACCGGGCAACGCGGCGGATGGAGGAGGCGTTGGCGCGGGTGAACAATCAGATTGCCGCCGAGCGGGCAGCGACGGAGAAACGCCCACTTGAGGAGATCTATCCTGTCGACGAAGGCACTTATCTTGGTCCGGTGCGGCTGGCCTACCGCGAGGTGGGGACGATTACGAATACGCAAGGTCCGATGGGCGGCCAGGGTGGCACGGGCAGTAACTCAGGGCAAATTTTTGCAGAACTGCACGGTCCTGAAATTCGCAATATTCGTAGCGAAGACCTGATCAATCGATGGCGACATGAAGTCGGCGAGATTCCCGGCATTGAGAAGATTACGTTCGGCAGTGTGGGTACCGGTCCGGGTGGAAAGCCGATCGAGTTTAAGTTGCTCGCGTCGAGTGATCATGTCGACGAACTGCTCGCCGCTACCGAAACGATGAAGGAACGCGTTGCCAAATTCGCAGGCGTGTATGACATCTCTGACGACAATACACCAGGCAAGTGGGAGTTTCAATTCCGCGTCAAAGACAGTGCCTTGTCGACCGGAGTGACACCTACTGATCTGGGACAAACCGTTCGCAATACCTACTACGGCGCCGAAGTCATGCGGCTGCAGCGGGGGCGGCATGAAGTCAAGTTGATGGTGCGTTATCCCCAGGAACAGCGTGCGTCGCTGGTGAACTTTCGCGAGATCCAAGTCAGCGACAAAATGGGGACGCTGCGGCCGATCGGCGAGCTCGCTGAAATCGATTTGCAGCGTGGATTCTCTGAGATCAATCGTGTCGATCAACAACGCAGTATCATGATTTCCGCGGACCTGGACGAGATCACGGCCAATGCCGATCTGATCATCCGCGAGTTGAAGGAAGACTACCTGCCCGAGTTCGCGCGGATGTATCCCAACGTATCGATCCGCTGGGAGGGGCAACAGGAACAAAGCCGGGAGTCCGTGGGTAGTTTGATCGTCGGGTTCTCCGTAGCCATCCTGTGCATGTTCGTGCTGTTGGTGCTGCAGTTCCGCAGCTACGCCCAACCGTTGCTGATCCTCGCAATTGTGCCGTTTGGCATGATTGGCGCCGTGTGGGGGCATGGACTGTTGGGCTTGCCCTTAACCCTCTTCAGTATGTTCGGATTGGTGGCCCTGGCGGGTGTGGTCGTCAATGACTCAATCGTTCTGATTGACTTCATCAATACCCGCGTGCGGGCTGGCGAGTCTCCGCTGGAATCGTTGCTACAAGCAGGCGAGCGGCGTTTCCGCCCGATCATGTTAACGAGCATGACGACAATCGCCGGTTTGTTGCCACTGCTGTTTGAAAAATCGTTCCAGGCTCAGCTACTCATTCCCATGGCAGCAAGTTTGGCGTTTGGACTGATGCTCTCAACGGTACTCGTGCTATTGCTGATCCCGGTCCTTTACCTGCTGTACCTATTGATGCTGCAATCGTTCGGGATCTCATTTGTGGAGGTGGAGGAGTGA
- a CDS encoding efflux RND transporter periplasmic adaptor subunit → MSIESTQVKPSVKPVENPYSENTQTRSPAADRSGHAPGSEDATQVGNGSLSGTSAGDAHADAANELPVHPTRDLPNWLLLNIVVPLLLLAAAGGLVWFLGSVESAARPPIDDTPMGRLFALPAVDVVPVRSLASTGEKLHLSADGTVVPYREASLATEVAGRIVEKSPLCEAGKYVTKGHVLMKIDPTDYELEVKRLQRQQQQAYESLGEVDQEIINTNRSIELARAEIALQQREVKRREALPKQYASQGELDEARRAVLTAEQQLVLYQNQIDLAKKKRTRLESSERLAALQLDAATINLQRTEIIAPMDGVIVSEQAEINTFVSRGSPVVTMEDTSKVEVASKLRVDQLYWVLNQKSARRGSQSNAGEPAEQDRGYQLPPTSVIVRYIVSGREGLVYQWKGKLSGYDGIGLDEQTRTVPVRIVVDHPQAFQVIRDGKVLESSDGLGDVAGPTTLVRGMFVSLRLELDPAVELVVLPSEALKPGNRVWQFVADPRVLETSLLPANEPTDEAAAESPSPADVAADVTSETDGETGVVAEKTPALPDAMNPMAGFKPDLWVAGELRVLHGIRPVDQFIPTAKFTTGEDIAPTDEIDPDAGKAWICEIAGTALKDGAFVVVSPMGSIRTDAFPVRAPRAEVGGGQVDLAIASKRGVPEHDPSASFSAREANDR, encoded by the coding sequence ATGAGCATTGAATCGACGCAGGTCAAACCGAGTGTCAAGCCGGTTGAGAATCCGTATAGCGAGAACACGCAAACGCGGTCCCCGGCGGCCGATCGATCGGGTCACGCGCCCGGATCGGAAGACGCGACGCAGGTCGGCAACGGCAGCCTGTCGGGAACATCTGCCGGCGACGCCCACGCGGATGCAGCGAATGAGCTGCCGGTTCATCCGACGCGCGATCTGCCGAATTGGTTGCTTCTGAACATTGTCGTGCCCTTGCTGCTGTTGGCGGCCGCCGGTGGTCTGGTGTGGTTTCTCGGCAGCGTGGAGTCGGCGGCGCGCCCACCGATCGATGACACGCCCATGGGGCGTCTATTTGCCTTGCCGGCCGTCGATGTTGTTCCTGTCCGGTCGCTCGCCAGCACAGGTGAGAAACTACACTTGAGTGCGGACGGGACGGTCGTTCCCTATCGCGAAGCGAGTCTGGCGACGGAGGTCGCTGGCCGTATCGTCGAAAAATCGCCGCTGTGCGAGGCGGGGAAATACGTGACCAAAGGACACGTCCTGATGAAAATCGATCCCACCGACTACGAGCTCGAGGTCAAACGGTTGCAGCGGCAGCAGCAGCAAGCGTACGAGTCGCTCGGCGAAGTTGATCAGGAGATCATCAACACCAATCGATCGATCGAATTGGCGAGGGCGGAAATCGCCTTGCAACAGCGTGAGGTCAAACGACGTGAGGCGCTGCCCAAACAGTATGCCAGTCAAGGTGAACTTGATGAGGCGCGGCGGGCGGTACTCACCGCCGAGCAACAGCTGGTGCTCTATCAAAACCAAATTGACTTAGCCAAAAAGAAGCGCACCCGCCTGGAATCATCCGAACGGCTGGCCGCCCTGCAGCTCGATGCGGCCACGATCAACTTGCAGCGAACCGAGATTATCGCGCCCATGGACGGCGTCATCGTCAGTGAGCAGGCGGAGATCAATACGTTTGTGTCACGAGGCAGCCCCGTGGTCACCATGGAGGACACTTCCAAAGTCGAGGTCGCATCGAAGTTGCGGGTCGATCAATTGTACTGGGTGCTCAATCAAAAAAGCGCCCGGCGCGGCTCGCAAAGCAATGCGGGCGAGCCTGCTGAGCAAGATCGCGGCTACCAATTGCCGCCCACATCGGTGATCGTCCGCTACATCGTCTCGGGGCGTGAGGGCCTTGTCTACCAATGGAAAGGCAAGCTGAGCGGTTACGACGGAATTGGCCTCGACGAGCAGACCCGCACGGTTCCGGTGCGAATTGTGGTCGATCACCCGCAAGCTTTCCAAGTCATCCGGGACGGCAAGGTGCTCGAATCGAGCGATGGGCTCGGCGATGTGGCGGGACCGACAACGCTCGTCCGCGGCATGTTCGTGTCACTCCGGCTGGAGCTGGATCCAGCGGTGGAATTGGTCGTCTTGCCAAGCGAGGCGCTCAAGCCGGGCAATCGTGTGTGGCAATTCGTGGCCGACCCGCGCGTGCTGGAGACCTCGCTTCTGCCAGCAAATGAACCGACGGATGAGGCGGCTGCCGAATCGCCCTCCCCAGCCGACGTTGCCGCCGACGTGACTTCTGAAACCGACGGCGAGACTGGCGTGGTTGCTGAAAAGACGCCAGCTCTCCCCGATGCGATGAACCCGATGGCCGGATTCAAACCGGACCTCTGGGTGGCGGGCGAATTGAGGGTGTTGCATGGGATTCGGCCGGTCGATCAATTCATTCCCACGGCCAAATTCACCACCGGAGAGGATATCGCCCCCACCGATGAGATTGACCCAGATGCGGGGAAGGCGTGGATTTGTGAGATCGCGGGCACAGCACTCAAAGATGGGGCCTTTGTCGTCGTCTCGCCGATGGGCAGTATCCGTACGGATGCCTTCCCCGTGCGTGCTCCGCGTGCTGAAGTCGGCGGGGGGCAGGTTGATCTAGCGATCGCGTCGAAGCGGGGAGTGCCTGAGCACGATCCTTCGGCGAGTTTCTCGGCGCGGGAGGCGAACGACCGATGA
- a CDS encoding XrtA system polysaccharide deacetylase has protein sequence MSSPNAHELPPQKLASEHRICHALTVDVEDYYQVSAFEHRVSRSDWDQHESRVEANTDRLLALFDDCEVRATFFVLGWVAERYPALVRRITASGHQIASHGYWHRLVYDLTPEQFAEDITASVDAIHNACGVRATAYRAPSFSIVERSLWALDILAEHGFTHDSSIFPISGHDRYGMPSATPEIHTISTKRGDLLEFPPTASKISGVTVPVGGGYFRLLPRRVTSAAITQLERIGRPAMFYIHPWEIDPGQPRIRGAGAKSRFRHYVNLARTEPKLRRLIQSHPFGTMQQSLENCPIAPVVQA, from the coding sequence TTGTCGAGTCCGAACGCCCACGAACTGCCACCCCAGAAGCTGGCATCGGAACATCGGATTTGTCACGCCTTAACCGTCGATGTGGAAGACTACTATCAAGTATCCGCATTTGAACATCGAGTTTCGAGAAGCGACTGGGACCAGCACGAGAGCCGGGTGGAAGCCAACACGGATCGTCTGCTCGCTCTGTTTGACGACTGTGAAGTTCGAGCGACTTTTTTTGTCCTGGGCTGGGTCGCCGAACGGTACCCCGCGCTCGTCCGCCGGATCACCGCATCAGGTCACCAGATCGCCTCACACGGGTATTGGCACCGGCTCGTATACGATCTCACCCCCGAGCAATTCGCTGAGGACATCACCGCGTCGGTCGATGCGATCCACAACGCCTGCGGCGTTCGAGCGACCGCGTACCGTGCTCCAAGTTTCTCGATTGTCGAGCGCTCGTTGTGGGCGTTAGACATTCTGGCCGAGCACGGTTTCACGCACGACAGCAGCATCTTCCCCATTTCCGGCCACGACCGGTATGGCATGCCCAGCGCCACGCCCGAGATTCACACAATCAGCACCAAGCGCGGCGACCTACTAGAGTTCCCACCCACCGCATCGAAGATCAGCGGCGTCACCGTCCCCGTCGGTGGCGGCTACTTCCGCCTGCTCCCGCGCCGGGTCACTTCCGCGGCCATCACTCAACTCGAGCGCATCGGCCGCCCTGCGATGTTCTACATCCACCCCTGGGAAATTGACCCCGGTCAACCACGAATTCGCGGTGCCGGAGCGAAGAGTCGCTTTCGGCATTACGTCAACCTCGCCCGTACCGAACCGAAGCTTCGCCGCCTCATCCAAAGCCACCCTTTCGGCACGATGCAACAGTCTTTGGAAAATTGTCCGATCGCCCCAGTCGTTCAAGCGTAA
- a CDS encoding sugar transferase, giving the protein MYGNSSDAATDSEQQAAHGEQPATHRNHSLQRAIAPQCTGCADDGPAARVFPTRVDSPHAQRFSAAESGAFFERKYLLDRCIGFVLLVLFSPVILALYLVVRATSRGPGFYKQERVGLNGKPFEIFKLRSMVQNAEKPGQPQWAVKGDSRVNFVGRVLRKLHLDELPQLYNVCRGEMSLVGPRPERPQICEDLAQQISGYYLRTAVKPGVTGLAQINLPPDESIEDVRRKQILDLNYIDNANLWLDVRMIAATALRMVGVKGHIVTKLMRLDRTHLVKDVCSTQDSQHASSIRQVRPAVRAEAMVDSRSSVSPAVAFSLAAGSDDSSYTSFPNRPR; this is encoded by the coding sequence ATGTACGGTAATTCATCAGACGCAGCGACGGATTCAGAGCAGCAGGCAGCTCATGGCGAGCAACCTGCAACTCACAGAAACCACAGCCTGCAACGTGCCATCGCCCCCCAGTGCACGGGTTGCGCGGACGACGGTCCCGCCGCCAGGGTATTCCCGACGCGAGTGGATTCGCCGCATGCCCAGCGCTTCAGTGCAGCGGAAAGCGGCGCATTTTTTGAGAGAAAGTATTTGCTGGATCGATGCATTGGCTTTGTGCTGCTCGTGCTCTTTTCACCAGTCATACTTGCCTTGTATCTGGTCGTGCGAGCGACCTCTCGTGGCCCCGGGTTCTACAAGCAAGAAAGAGTGGGCTTGAATGGCAAGCCATTCGAAATTTTTAAGCTTCGCTCCATGGTCCAAAACGCTGAGAAGCCTGGTCAGCCGCAGTGGGCGGTCAAGGGTGATTCACGCGTCAATTTCGTTGGCCGGGTGTTACGGAAGTTGCATCTCGACGAACTTCCGCAGTTGTACAATGTCTGCCGAGGCGAAATGTCTTTGGTGGGTCCGCGTCCCGAGCGGCCGCAGATTTGCGAGGACCTCGCCCAGCAGATCAGTGGCTACTACCTGCGAACCGCGGTCAAGCCAGGTGTGACGGGGCTGGCTCAGATCAATCTGCCGCCAGATGAGAGCATTGAGGACGTCCGACGCAAGCAAATCCTTGACTTGAACTATATTGATAACGCCAATCTGTGGCTCGATGTTCGCATGATCGCGGCGACTGCGTTGCGAATGGTCGGCGTGAAAGGGCATATCGTCACGAAGCTGATGCGATTGGATCGAACCCACCTCGTCAAAGACGTTTGTTCTACGCAGGATTCGCAACACGCGTCATCGATCCGCCAAGTTCGCCCTGCGGTACGTGCCGAGGCGATGGTGGACTCACGGAGTTCCGTAAGCCCTGCCGTTGCGTTCTCGCTCGCTGCGGGCAGCGACGATTCATCTTACACATCGTTTCCAAATCGCCCCCGCTAA
- a CDS encoding CerR family C-terminal domain-containing protein — translation MSSSSDPELPLRVTRSPACAEQAREPWPSDDGDDEASEPAGRLIAAAVPVFAQRGYDRATVREIAREAGVNVAAVSYYFGDKMGLYRAVIEDIRDQRQREFPAPAVGDAPPHEMLRRIVRTLLARMLAGDQRGFEAMLMMREMMSPTAVLGVLVREYFKPTFDVLRATIEQLIEPLLAGELNTQAAHEGSTKCAESLVTQVALGVVGQCLYYRIGRPVLEQMIATETLAKHYDLESLCQHITASTLAACGRFDIIQERDRLEHPSSFTNDRRIHLESNGRHEH, via the coding sequence ATGTCTAGTTCCTCTGATCCCGAGCTACCACTTCGCGTGACGCGATCGCCCGCGTGCGCGGAACAGGCTCGAGAACCCTGGCCGTCGGATGACGGGGATGATGAGGCTAGCGAGCCGGCTGGTCGGCTGATCGCCGCAGCGGTACCGGTATTCGCTCAGCGGGGGTACGACCGGGCGACCGTGCGGGAGATCGCTCGAGAAGCGGGCGTCAACGTGGCTGCCGTCAGCTATTACTTTGGCGACAAAATGGGGCTCTACCGAGCGGTCATTGAAGACATTCGCGATCAACGGCAGCGTGAATTTCCAGCGCCTGCCGTGGGCGATGCCCCGCCTCATGAGATGCTTCGCAGAATCGTGCGTACGCTGCTGGCGCGGATGCTCGCGGGCGATCAACGAGGTTTCGAAGCGATGTTGATGATGCGAGAAATGATGTCACCCACGGCGGTGCTCGGCGTGTTGGTGCGTGAGTATTTCAAGCCGACGTTCGATGTGCTCCGCGCGACGATCGAGCAATTGATCGAACCGTTGTTGGCGGGTGAATTGAATACGCAAGCTGCCCACGAGGGAAGTACCAAGTGCGCTGAATCGCTCGTCACACAGGTCGCGCTGGGCGTCGTTGGACAGTGCTTGTATTATCGCATCGGGCGGCCCGTCCTCGAACAAATGATTGCCACCGAGACCCTCGCGAAGCACTATGACCTGGAGTCATTGTGCCAGCACATCACTGCCTCCACGCTCGCCGCGTGTGGGCGCTTCGACATCATCCAGGAACGTGATCGCCTGGAACATCCATCTTCCTTCACAAATGATCGACGAATCCACCTCGAAAGCAACGGTCGTCATGAGCATTGA